Below is a genomic region from Deltaproteobacteria bacterium.
GGAGGAAGGTGTCGCTCAAGGCGCCTGCCAAGGACAGGAAGGAAGCGAAAGAAGCCGGGTCAAAGGGATAGGATACAGCATGGATAACAGGGTCAGGATTTTCGATACTACATTGAGAGACGGGGAGCAGTCGCCGGGCGCCTCGATGAACGTCGAGGAGAAGATCGCCGTAGCAAGGCAGCTTACGAAGCTCGGCGTAGACGTCATAGAGGCGGGGTTCGCATTCAGCTCGCCCGGGGACTTCGATTCGGTCCGGAGGATAGCGCTTGAGGTCGAGGGGCCGGTCATATGCAGCCTTGCCAGGTGCAAGCCCGAGGACATAGACGCGGCCGCAGGCGCGCTTAAGGGCGCGGCCAGGGCCAGGATACATACCTTCATTTCGACTTCGGAGATACATCTCAAGCACCAGTTCCGGCTCACCAGGAGCGAGGCCCTTGAAAGGGCCGTCGAGATGGTCAAGAGGGCGCGGGGCCACGTCGACGACGTCGAGTTCTCGGCAATGGACGCGTCGAGGACCGAGCCCGCATACCTTTACGAGATGATCGAGGCCGTTATCGAGGCCGGCGCAGGGACCGTGAATATCCCTGATACCGTCGGCTACGCGCTCCCGGACCAGTTCGGAGCGCTCATAAAGGGCATACGCGACAACGTAAGGAACATCGACAGGGCGATAATATCAGTGCACTGCCATAACGACCTCGGGCTTGCGGTAGCGAACTCCCTTGCCGCTGTCGTGAACGGCGCAAGGCAGGTCGAGTGCACCATAAACGGCATCGGCGAGAGGGCGGGTAACGCCTCCCTCGAAGAGATAGTCATGATACTCAGGACCAGGAAGGACGTCCTCGGCCTTGAGACCGGCATCGCCACGGAGCAGATATATCCCGCGAGCAGGCTCGTAAGCGGCATAACCGGCATAATGGTGCAGCCCAACAAGGCCATCGTAGGCGACAACGCCTTCGCGCACGAGTCGGGCATCCACCAGGACGGCCTTCTCAAGGACAAGTCCACCTACGAGATAATGCGGCCCGAGTCGGTCGGCATATCCCGCTCGAAGCT
It encodes:
- a CDS encoding 2-isopropylmalate synthase; the protein is MDNRVRIFDTTLRDGEQSPGASMNVEEKIAVARQLTKLGVDVIEAGFAFSSPGDFDSVRRIALEVEGPVICSLARCKPEDIDAAAGALKGAARARIHTFISTSEIHLKHQFRLTRSEALERAVEMVKRARGHVDDVEFSAMDASRTEPAYLYEMIEAVIEAGAGTVNIPDTVGYALPDQFGALIKGIRDNVRNIDRAIISVHCHNDLGLAVANSLAAVVNGARQVECTINGIGERAGNASLEEIVMILRTRKDVLGLETGIATEQIYPASRLVSGITGIMVQPNKAIVGDNAFAHESGIHQDGLLKDKSTYEIMRPESVGISRSKLVLGKHSGRHAFKTRLSEMGYDLSQENLERAFETFKRLADLKKEVFDEDLEAIVQDEVLRVEVPDRYRLVKLRVESGTDTSPRAEVEMEVDGKTSVSSGTGDGPVDAAYNTIASITGTKSRLLKYSVNAITGGTDAQGEVSVRVEEGGHIVLGQGSHTDIIVASAKAYINALNRLEHMKKEKRDTPVL